A window from Triplophysa dalaica isolate WHDGS20190420 chromosome 3, ASM1584641v1, whole genome shotgun sequence encodes these proteins:
- the LOC130418007 gene encoding uncharacterized protein LOC130418007 isoform X1, which translates to MLEEEHLCSAVQNNTSFIQILRPHEETKVFTSDNHSHKEKKTDPSAMKKQSKNEGGKKTEHSSSDQLAAGVDKLSIEVPTSTSDRDKIKVKILINVPVGVTPEMSERPESHCQTFLDLLRRTAFKPEDEFRYNDIAVVFGINGKESEKGAIETEFQKPIQSKIAFKKFNFTWEKNIPFRKIRETIKEHEHTREFVKQFRTESPECKIYFCFFDADAVDFNHVLSSYIDVIHEHKYPTVMSTGYVFPKDSENRVNSERDRQVRIKTAEHFPLGTYYPEANFCVLLPDEEDTLPEKFDYPRDFNQDMESPILITQVKTREGFKAVFADKNPVVTSPPKQCKFHTNSRTWAMSASAHRDLEFTDEYISKTQKKGANDRRAGIGAFIPLLMDLINNAKITEEENRKHFKSPGADQVFQGAGAVRHLLE; encoded by the exons ATGTTAGAGGAGGAGCATCTCTGTTCTGCAGTACAAAATAATACCAGCTTCATCCAGATCTTGAGACCACACGAGGAA ACTAAAGTGTTTACATCCGACAATCATTCacacaaagagaagaaaacagatCCATCAGCTATGAAGAAACAATCTAAGAATGAGGGAGGAAAGAAGACAGAACATTCCAGCTCTGACCAGCTTGCTGCTGGTGTCGATAAACTCAGTATTGAG gTGCCAACATCAACATCGGACAGAGATAAAATCAAGGTCAAAATTTTGATCAATGTCCCAGTGGGTGTTACACCTGAGATGAGTGAAAGACCTGAATCACATTGCCAGACATTTCTTGATCTTCTAAGGAGAACAGCTTTCAAGCCAGAAGATGAATTTCGTTATAATGATATTGCTGTCGTTTTCGGCATTAATGGAAAGGAGTCCGAGAAAGGTGCCATAGAAACGGAATTTCAAAAGCCAATTCAATCCAAAATCGCTtttaaaaagttcaactttacaTGGGAAAAAAACATCCCATTTCGAAAAATCCGAGAAACAATTAAAGAACATGAACACACCAGGGAATTTGTGAAACAATTTAGGACAGAAAGCCCGGAATGCAAAATCTATTTCTGCTTTTTTGACGCAGACGCAGTCGATTTTAATCATGTGTTGAGCTCTTACATAGATGTAATCCACGAGCACAAGTACCCAACAGTGATGTCAACTGGTTATGTGTTCCCAAAGGACAGTGAGAACAGAGTAAACAGTGAACGTGATCGACAGGTGCGGATAAAAACAGCCGAGCACTTTCCTCTGGGCACTTACTACCCAGAGGCCAATTTCTGTGTGCTTCTACCTGATGAAGAAGACACTCTTCCTGAGAAGTTTGATTATCCAAGAGATTTTAACCAAGACATGGAATCTCCTATTTTGATAACTCAAGTTAAAACACGTGAAGGCTTCAAAGCGGTGTTTGCAGACAAAAATCCAGTTGTTACCAGTCCGCCTAAACAGTGTAAATTCCACACCAATTCAAGGACCTGGGCAATGAGTGCTTCTGCACACAGAGATCTTGAATTTACTGACGAATATATAAGCAAGACACAAAAAAAAGGTGCAAATGACCGCCGTGCAGGAATTGGAGCGTTTATTCCTCTGTTAATGGATCTGATAAACAATGCTAAAATCACAGAAGAAGAgaatagaaaacattttaagagtCCTGGTGCTGATCAGGTATTCCAGGGAGCTGGAGCTGTTCGGCACTTATTGGAATGA
- the LOC130418007 gene encoding uncharacterized protein LOC130418007 isoform X2, whose amino-acid sequence MCGFGVLIQVMSPFSQTKVFTSDNHSHKEKKTDPSAMKKQSKNEGGKKTEHSSSDQLAAGVDKLSIEVPTSTSDRDKIKVKILINVPVGVTPEMSERPESHCQTFLDLLRRTAFKPEDEFRYNDIAVVFGINGKESEKGAIETEFQKPIQSKIAFKKFNFTWEKNIPFRKIRETIKEHEHTREFVKQFRTESPECKIYFCFFDADAVDFNHVLSSYIDVIHEHKYPTVMSTGYVFPKDSENRVNSERDRQVRIKTAEHFPLGTYYPEANFCVLLPDEEDTLPEKFDYPRDFNQDMESPILITQVKTREGFKAVFADKNPVVTSPPKQCKFHTNSRTWAMSASAHRDLEFTDEYISKTQKKGANDRRAGIGAFIPLLMDLINNAKITEEENRKHFKSPGADQVFQGAGAVRHLLE is encoded by the exons atgtgtggATTTGGTGTTCTCATTCAAG TTATGTCACCGTTTTCTCAGACTAAAGTGTTTACATCCGACAATCATTCacacaaagagaagaaaacagatCCATCAGCTATGAAGAAACAATCTAAGAATGAGGGAGGAAAGAAGACAGAACATTCCAGCTCTGACCAGCTTGCTGCTGGTGTCGATAAACTCAGTATTGAG gTGCCAACATCAACATCGGACAGAGATAAAATCAAGGTCAAAATTTTGATCAATGTCCCAGTGGGTGTTACACCTGAGATGAGTGAAAGACCTGAATCACATTGCCAGACATTTCTTGATCTTCTAAGGAGAACAGCTTTCAAGCCAGAAGATGAATTTCGTTATAATGATATTGCTGTCGTTTTCGGCATTAATGGAAAGGAGTCCGAGAAAGGTGCCATAGAAACGGAATTTCAAAAGCCAATTCAATCCAAAATCGCTtttaaaaagttcaactttacaTGGGAAAAAAACATCCCATTTCGAAAAATCCGAGAAACAATTAAAGAACATGAACACACCAGGGAATTTGTGAAACAATTTAGGACAGAAAGCCCGGAATGCAAAATCTATTTCTGCTTTTTTGACGCAGACGCAGTCGATTTTAATCATGTGTTGAGCTCTTACATAGATGTAATCCACGAGCACAAGTACCCAACAGTGATGTCAACTGGTTATGTGTTCCCAAAGGACAGTGAGAACAGAGTAAACAGTGAACGTGATCGACAGGTGCGGATAAAAACAGCCGAGCACTTTCCTCTGGGCACTTACTACCCAGAGGCCAATTTCTGTGTGCTTCTACCTGATGAAGAAGACACTCTTCCTGAGAAGTTTGATTATCCAAGAGATTTTAACCAAGACATGGAATCTCCTATTTTGATAACTCAAGTTAAAACACGTGAAGGCTTCAAAGCGGTGTTTGCAGACAAAAATCCAGTTGTTACCAGTCCGCCTAAACAGTGTAAATTCCACACCAATTCAAGGACCTGGGCAATGAGTGCTTCTGCACACAGAGATCTTGAATTTACTGACGAATATATAAGCAAGACACAAAAAAAAGGTGCAAATGACCGCCGTGCAGGAATTGGAGCGTTTATTCCTCTGTTAATGGATCTGATAAACAATGCTAAAATCACAGAAGAAGAgaatagaaaacattttaagagtCCTGGTGCTGATCAGGTATTCCAGGGAGCTGGAGCTGTTCGGCACTTATTGGAATGA
- the gadd45bb gene encoding growth arrest and DNA-damage-inducible, beta b codes for MTLEEVVGCSSTDRKMETVIEALEELLVAAQQKNCLTVGVYESAQLMNADPDSVVLCVLATDEEEENDVALQIHFTLIQAFCCDIDINIVRVSGMGRLAQVLGEPLSTDANANEPRDLHCILVTNPQAEHLKLSEVGSYCKESRCRNQWVPSIALQER; via the exons ATGACTCTGGAAGAAGTTGTTGGATGCAGTAGCACAGACAGAAA AATGGAGACAGTGATTGAAGCTCTGGAGGAGCTGCTGGTGGCTGCACAGCAGAAAAACTGTCTGACTGTGGGAGTCTACGAGTCTGCACAACTCATGAACGC AGATCCAGACAGCGTAGTTTTATGCGTCCTGGCTACCGACGAGGAGGAAGAGAATGACGTCGCGCTCCAGATTCACTTCACGCTGATCCAAGCCTTCTGCTGCGACATTGACATCAACATAGTCCGCGTCTCCGGCATGGGCCGATTGGCACAAGTTCTCGGCGAACCCCTCTCCACAGACGCCAACGCCAACGAACCGAGAGATCTCCACTGCATACTTGTAACT AACCCTCAAGCCGAGCATCTGAAGCTGAGCGAGGTCGGGAGTTACTGCAAGGAGAGCCGCTGCAGGAACCAGTGGGTGCCCTCCATCGCCCTGCAGGAGCGCTAA